The sequence CAAGCAATTGGTTAGATTAATTAACAAAAAGCATTAATCAACATGAAAATAATATGACATTTCAACCCTCATTACTAACTATATGAAGAAACACAAGTTTTTCTTAAGTGAGTTAAATTaaacttgaagaaaaaaatatttattttcatttaagaaCACATATCTACAAATAATATACAGTTATAAAATTATGCATCTCAGTCTTTACAGACAGCATTGAGGAAATTCATGAGGTAAAATCATCTGAAGCTGCCACGTGAATCTCACTGATGGTGAACTGAGAGGTGAGCTTTAGCATCAATGGCTGGATACTGTAAAGGCACTTGgtccaaaaacaaagaaacctTGAAAAACCTTGAGGTACATGGACCTGGTGAACAGCTTCCTCTAAAAGCTACATTTTGGCCCTCGCTTGGAACACAGCAGCCAGTCTTCCTTACATACCCGGGGTCCCATCAATTTGAAGATTTTGATTAGTCTGAAGTACAAAGATAAAGAAAAGCAGTATTTCAGGAACAACTAgaaaaactttgtatttttataagcttccaaattaattttaccttttttagaAGCACATTTTTTCTCCACCCGTTCTGCCTGTTCCTTTTTCATATGCACCATGTGTTCCAGGCGCCAGGAGCCTCGATAGACCTTCTCCTTATGTTGATCACTCTGAGAAAGATGGCACACACAAAGTACATTAAGtatctaaataaaaacatcaaggaaaaaatataaagaatcCAGCTGAAAATGGTTCAAAATGTATGGGTACAGACCTGAAAAACAATCGTTATCAAACTGCTGTCAAGCGCAAGCACCTCACACTTCTGCTGGACTCCTTCAAACTCAACATTTAGGGTCTGTCCAACCCTGTATGAAGTCTGAGGCGGGAAAGGCCACAACCTGAAATATTCTCTCATGAAATCCTTGTAGACACCATCTGGAATATCATCCAAGGAGTCTTTCACTAGAACAggaaaaaaggtgagaaaaattAATAATGATTGCCCGTTGCTGACCTTTAGGTCATGCTCCTGTAATAGGTTCattcagatgataaaaatgtatttgacaGTGTGATAATTTGCTGCTGGTGTATCCTGTTGCCAGTTCAAGATCGAAGTGAAAATcccttctttaaaaatatttcttttatatACTCACccccactttattaggtacacctgtgaAACTgcttaacacaaatagctaatcgcCCAattacatggcagcaactcaatgcatgtAAGTATGTAGACATAGTCAAGACAACTTGCTGAAtttcaaaccaagcatcagaatcGTGAAGAAAGGGTATTTTAGTGACTTtgttgttggtgccagatggCCTGGTCTGACTTTTTCAGAAACCGCTGATCTACtaggattttcacacacaatcatctctagggtttacagggaatggtccaaaaaagggaaaatattcagtgagcagcagttgtgtGAATGAAAATGTCTTgctgatgtcagaggtcagaggaggatggtttgagatgatagaaaggcatcAGTAACTCAGTTAACCACTCAGTACAtccaaggtatgcagaataccatctctgaatgcacaacacatcgaaccttgaagcagatgggctccagcagcagaagaccaaaccattcctgtcagctaagaacaggaaactgaggctacaattcacatGGGCTCACCAATATTGGACAACAGAAGATTGCAAAAACGTTGTCTGGTCTGATGAATCTTGATAACAGCTGTGACATTCAAATGGTAGGGTCAGAGTTTGGTGTAAACGACATGAAAGCATGGACCCATCATTGTATCAACAGTTTAggctggtggtgtaatggtgtggggaaGATTTTCTTGGCACATTTTGGGTCCCTGAGTACCAACTGAGCATTGTTTAAATCCCACAGCCTACCTCAGTATTGTTGCCGACCATGTCAATCTCTTTGTGACCTCAGTGTACctatcttctgatggctacttccagcagggcAATGCatcatgtcacaaagctcaaatcatctcagaCTGGTTCCGTGAACATAACATGAGTTCACTGTCCTCAAGTGGCCTCCATAGTGACAGATCTCAACCcagtagagcacctttgggatgtggtggaacaggagatcagcatcatggatgtgcagccaacaaatctgcagcaacggCATGATGCTAtgatgtcaatatggaccaaaatctctgaggaatgtttccacaccttgttgaaactatgccatgaagaattaaggcagttctaaAGGCTAAAAGGGGTCCAACccagtactagcaaggtgtacctaataaagtcgTCAGTGAGTGTACATCCATGTAAAAAACATCATGTCTGCTTTTAAGTGGACACTGCACAGCTGTTCTTGAAACAGAGTAGTAAGGGCTAGTGATGGAATATGTCATCAGTGGCCACTGACAATATCACGTTAACAGTCACAGCAACAATACCTGAAATTTCTACTAcaggtgtttttaaaaaatactttttcaaagtCAAAAGGGACACAATCCATTGAAACATTAAATGGTGATATTATATTGCTGTTGCAATTTTCAAGTCATAACACTAGGTTTGCCCCTGGAAAATCTCCACTGTAAAGGCCGTCTACTTCATCCTGCCCCTCCATCCCAATGACAATCAGGAAACATAAGCATAGGGCTAAGTGGTAGGGGAAAGGGGTGAATTGGGATTGAGCCTATGTTATGGGTTTTGCCTCTCAGATACATCGTGGCTGCAAAAAGGCTATTGTCCTCAAGCTTGTGTTCTTAATGTATTGTGCATACTGCTTTTGCAGGGATGGTTTTGCCCAAACGAGACAATTTTACATGTATCAgtacatgaaaacaaagcctacaaaatggttttaaattgcAAAACAAGGAAGCAGTGCTTATTTCAAATAGTGTGTGCTGCACAGAACTGCCAGTAGTGCTCAGCAGCAGGTGAAGCAAccaaaatatctattttttcaGAAAAGAAAACCTTGCGACTGCAGATTTTTTAGCAAAaagtgtatgtctgtgtgtgttggagagagagagtgaatgaAAACACCTAAACCTACATGGTTTGGACACCGGGCGTAAGAAAGGTAAGGCGACATAGTGAGGCGTTTGATCATCACAAAAGATGAGAAacctggaaaataaaaacacatttactacCACATCAGGCCAAAGAAATAACATCTAatgttgttaaaaataaagatttaattCATCTCATCCTGTCAGTAAAATGTATCTATTACACACAAACCTGGATCTGTTTTTTCTGCTGGGTAACTCTGCTATGATACCAGGGCAGAACTGGGGAGGGTCTTTGGAATATGAGACCACAACACGAGAACCAATGTCAAGCTGATCCACTTTTGGCAGGGAGGTCAAGGCAATGTGGTGACCAGAGAGAATTTTCTTCCCCATTTCAAAACTGATCTTGTATCTCAGTCGATCATCTGCGGCATCAAACAAGCAAAATGGTTTTTAGATCATGTAAAATCTCAGGTGACATTACAAAAGTAAACTCAGTTTCTTTGTCCTGACACAAAAACCTGCCACTTACTTTTACCAGTACAGTCTCAAGATATATTTCAAGAATGTCATGCTTAAAAGATATTGGAAAACATTTGTAAGATGGCTGTTCACTTGGGTGCAGCCTTGTGAAGGATCATTAGATAATCCAAAAGTGTGTTGTTGCATTTCTACAGCCCATCCCAGATACATACACAGCAGGGatatgcctttaaaaaaaaaactcagagggtgatggGATGAacattcagtctgtcacatctttacgggccaatcagagcaacaaaacgtgacgtagccgccaACAAGCTGCGCCTGCATCCCTACCGAAAGAGTAAACTcaatagagaactgcataacacgaaccatgacgactgtagacatgtcagtatgtGATCATTGtcggttttgaaaagaaaacaactcaatgccgttccttgttcttcttttaaaaaagaaatgttgtcaagttctaataaaactggcgctGGAAGCATCCACACTAAAGTCTACCACCATAATTGCAACAGCGTCTTGTtcctgcttgcttacgtcacgactctggcgccccaaagtactgcctctcgatattgattggtcctgtcactttctaaccaggccgaaacggttcagatgggagctttgcaagatggatttgccagtgagaaacacaagaacaggagtatccatctgctttgcaagagtATGGTCAGATGTGAACTCAatccattttaatcaaaaacgcagagttttttttaattttcaaaatctgTCTTTACCTTGACCTACCAGTTAAGTTGATATATTAATGGCAGGCTCGCATTGTGCAGTGTTTTTACAATTTACCTCTTGATATTATCTCCATGATTTTCCCCTTTAGCCATCTCATGGCTTTCCATCGAGCATAGACATCCATGttgacactgagctccacttCTGGCACGTCTGCAGGAGTTATTTTGGCCACAGCTGATGACTGCTGACACACACCTTTTTGGTTTGATGAAGTTGCACCTGGGtgtggaaaagaaaaatattttttaaatacctAATTACAGTTCAGGCCTGGTTATGTTCATTACAATACCTTTATAGTGattattttcagattaaaataccttttaatttttcaaagtaAGGTATCAAAATGTCTAATGAGACCCCTCAAGTTGTCATGAGGTATAAGGTTCATGGTCAAGTGTTATGTGTCATAAAAAGAATATATTGCTCAGCAAGCTCAGCTGTCACAAAAGTGTTATCCTGAACCTTAATGGCACGTTTTtgtaataaaactgttataaaaCTGATTGTTTTATAGCAGCAAAGAACATTAAATAAACTCATGTTAATGCTAATGATGGTATTTGAAGGCAGACAGAAGATGGTGGTAAATCATCAAAACTGCAGTCTAAATCTTAAAACAAATCTGGGATGCTGATGATTTCTCTCCTTTGTCCTTGGTATTTTTATCCTTACAGGCATGGGTTGGAGATTTTCTGTCACTCTGGGCATCGGTTTTTGCACCAGCTGACAAGGATGCTGATGATTTCTCTTCCTTGTCCTTAGTATTTTTATCCTTACAGGCCTGGGTTGGAGATTTTCTGACACTCTTGGAATCAGTTTTTGCACCAGCTGACAAGGATGCTGATGATTTCTCTCCTTTGTCCTTAGTATTTTTATCCTTACAGGCATGGGTTGGAGATTTTCTGTCACTCTGGGCATCGGTTTTTGCACCAGCTGACAAGGATGCCGATGAATTCTCTTCCTTGTCCTTAGTGTTTTTATCCTTACAGGCCTGGGTTGGAGATTTCCTGTCACTCTTGGCATTGAATTTTGCACCAGCTGAATGAGATGCTGgggatttctgtttttcttccttaGCATTGCTATCCATACTGGtttgaaatgaagattttttgtcagttttagccTTGATTTTCGCACCAGCTGATTGAGATGCTGATGATTTCTCTCTGTTGTCCTGAGCATTGCTATCCGTACTTGCTTGGGTTGAAGATTTTCTGACACACTTAGCATTGGTTTTTGCACCAGCTAACAAGGAGGCTGTTGAtttctctctgttgttttcagTATATTTATCCGTACTGGCTTGGGTTGGagattttctgtcacttttggCATTAATTTTTGCTCCAGCTGACTGAAATGCCGAGGATTTCTCTGTGTCCTTACTATCTGTACAAGCTTGAGGTGGAGATTTTCTGACTCTCTTGACAGCTGTCATTGAGCTTGCTTGGAATTCTGCATGTCTCTTAGTA comes from Cheilinus undulatus linkage group 16, ASM1832078v1, whole genome shotgun sequence and encodes:
- the LOC121523246 gene encoding histone-lysine N-methyltransferase SETDB1-A-like, yielding METDEFEMCKDDLQKWIRERVKKQLISTGVPEKYRLVQSLLKRRKEQTTQLLRLCNSVAAFEAVVKKQYSLLGWEYRDTDSEDDNRDGDDDDDNFDDDHDKTKNFGNASPLQTPSPPSTKLLSPKLECNENPTVDIVTGLKRKPVVVLKKLPNRKAKTTCPPSPQGPCSETDSLTDADSDTHWEPEDNLSDSDYSVSSFTSGTQKRRNVERRNTKPTKRHAEFQASSMTAVKRVRKSPPQACTDSKDTEKSSAFQSAGAKINAKSDRKSPTQASTDKYTENNREKSTASLLAGAKTNAKCVRKSSTQASTDSNAQDNREKSSASQSAGAKIKAKTDKKSSFQTSMDSNAKEEKQKSPASHSAGAKFNAKSDRKSPTQACKDKNTKDKEENSSASLSAGAKTDAQSDRKSPTHACKDKNTKDKGEKSSASLSAGAKTDSKSVRKSPTQACKDKNTKDKEEKSSASLSAGAKTDAQSDRKSPTHACATSSNQKGVCQQSSAVAKITPADVPEVELSVNMDVYARWKAMRWLKGKIMEIISRDDRLRYKISFEMGKKILSGHHIALTSLPKVDQLDIGSRVVVSYSKDPPQFCPGIIAELPSRKNRSRFLIFCDDQTPHYVALPFLRPVSKPLKDSLDDIPDGVYKDFMREYFRLWPFPPQTSYRVGQTLNVEFEGVQQKCEVLALDSSLITIVFQSDQHKEKVYRGSWRLEHMVHMKKEQAERVEKKCASKKD